Genomic DNA from Nitrospirota bacterium:
TATAGGAGTGGTGGTTATCGGGCTTTTTGTGGCCTTAAGATATTCATTCAAAGATATTCTCCAGTCTTTTAAAGAAGGGTCCTCAATAGACATAGTAGCTGTAATCCTCGGCGTAATGACTTTCAAGGCAGTCATGGAAACTTCAGGGGCAGTCGCGAATATAAGCGGGTTTTTCTCAAGAGAGGGCATCCCCCTTCTTCCCATCCTCTTCTTCGTACCCTTTATATCAGGGCTCCTTACAGGCCTTACAATTGGCTTTGTAGGCAGCACCTTCCCTTTAATATTAAGCCTTGAAGGCAGTCAGAGCATCGGAGCCATCTCATTTGCCTTTGCATCAGGCTATGCGGGTGTCATCCTGTCACCTGTACACGTGTGCCTCGTGCTGACGAGGGAGTATTTTAAAGCTGACATGGCCGGGATATACAAAAGGATCTTCAGGGCAAGCATCTTGATTGTAGTGACTGCGATCATTGTGTATTTTCTAAGATGACAGGATCTTTAAAGCTAAATCAGGATTGTGATATAAACTTACTTATCCCGGTGGAGTCTTTAAGTCTTTTATAAATAATTTCTGCTATCTTTAAAAGGTTCTTTGTATCCTCCATGTTATATTTAAGGAGACGTTCAAGGGCATCCTCTCTGCTCCTTCTCCTGTAAAGATGCCAGAGCTTAACCGCATCATAACCATCCATGCCCTGGACTGATTCATCCCGTATTATCCCCAGTTCTTCTTCAAGCCTTTTGAGGCCACCTTTAAGGCCAGCTCTCTTACTGGCAAAACCCAGATCAAAATGTGGCATCTCAAATATCAGGGAATTAAACTTTCTACTGAGAAAAGGTATATCAAAGGAGCTTCCATAAAATGTTATTATCATACCGTAGCTCGAGAGCTCCTTCTTCAGATTTTTCTCTGTAAGGTTTATGCCCTTCACAAGGGACCTATAATCATAACCATCGTAAAGGCCGACAACAGTTACAAAACCACCTTTATCTTCAGGAAGACCATTTGTCTCTATATCAATACACAGGGCATTACTTCCAAAAACATCAAAAAGTCTCCACTGTTCTCTTTGTGGTAAAAGTCTTGAAAAATATTGCGCATCCCTGCCCTCAAGAGCGCTAAGGGTTGTGGACAATGCAATATCAGCCATCTCTTTCTTATATGGGCTTATCCCGTTCACAAAATTCCTGTTCAGAAATTCCTGCCAGGAGATAATCCCCATGCGCCAGAAATGCCGCTCTAATTTTAAACCAATACCGTCAAGAAATGAAAACGTATGTCTTATCATTTATGGTATTATAACTAATCTGCACTAA
This window encodes:
- a CDS encoding ribonuclease H-like domain-containing protein; translated protein: MIRHTFSFLDGIGLKLERHFWRMGIISWQEFLNRNFVNGISPYKKEMADIALSTTLSALEGRDAQYFSRLLPQREQWRLFDVFGSNALCIDIETNGLPEDKGGFVTVVGLYDGYDYRSLVKGINLTEKNLKKELSSYGMIITFYGSSFDIPFLSRKFNSLIFEMPHFDLGFASKRAGLKGGLKRLEEELGIIRDESVQGMDGYDAVKLWHLYRRRSREDALERLLKYNMEDTKNLLKIAEIIYKRLKDSTGISKFISQS